The following DNA comes from Streptomyces globosus.
GACCACGCGTCATGCGCCCCCCATTCCATCCGTCCACCCACGTACGGGAGCCGAACCATGTCCACGTCCACGTCCACGCAGCACACCGTCCCGCAGCCCTCCGACCAGTCTGCCGTGACGGTGCTCGGCCTGGGCCCGATGGGCCGCGCCCTGGCCGGCGCGTTCCTCGACGCGGGCCTGCGCACCACCGTCTGGAACCGGACGCCGGGCCGGGACGCGGAGCTGACGGCCCGCGGGGCGGTCGGCGCCCGCTCGCCCGAGGAGGCCGCCGCCGCGAGCGGGCTGACCGTGGTCTGCGTGGTGAACCAGGACGCCGCCGACGGCATCCTGCGCCGCGAGGCCGTCGCCGACGCGCTGCGCGGCCGGACGGTCCTCAACCTGACCGCCGACACCCCGCAGCGGGCCCGCGCCGCCGCCGACTGGGCCGCCGCGCACGGCGTCCGCTACCTCGACGGCGCGATCATGACGCCGAACACGACGATCGGCACCCCCGACGCGGTGTTCCTCCACTCCGGCCCGCAGGAGCTGTACCGGGAGCACCGGCCCGTGCTGGCCGTGCTCGGCGGCACCCACACCCACCTCGGCGAGGACATCGGCCGGGCGGCGGCGTACGACATCGCGCTCCTCGACGTCTTCTGGACGGCGATGGCCGGCTACGCGCACGCCCTGGCGGTGGCGCGGGCCGAGGGCATCACCGGCCGGGAGCTGGCCCCCTTCGCGCAGGGCATCGCCGCGATCCTCCCGCCGATCTTCGCGCAGACGGCCGAGGAGGCCGACGCAGGCGGCTACTCCGGCAAGGACAACCCCATCACCTCGGCGGCCTCCTCCATGGCGCACATCGTCGAGGCGTCCGAGGCACACGGCATCGACGCCGGGATGATGCGCGCGGCCGAGGGGTGGGCGCGCCGCGTCGTCGGCCTGGGCCACGGCACGGACGGGTTCATCCGGATCGCGGAACTCCTGGGCCGCCGCTGAGACCCGCCGGCCGCCCGTACGCGGACGTCCTGCGCCGGTACGAGAGGGCCAGCGCGCCCAGCAGCGGCCCCCAGGCGACCAGCGGCAGGTACAGGAGGCCGACCACGAGCGCGCCGTGCGGGGTCATGTCCGGGTGGGGCAGCGCCCACCACAGCGCGAACGGGGTCCAGGCGCAGGCCAGCAGGACGGCAGTCACGCCGGCCGCGGCGGCGACCGCGCGTGCCGGGAGGCGGCGGCCGCCCAGCCGCGGGATCCAGGCGGGCAGCACCACGCCCCAGGGCCGGACCAGGCCCAGCGCGAGCAGGGCGAGCAACTCGCTGCCGAGGGTGACGCCGAGCGCGTACGCCCGCCCCCAGCCGGGCAGGCCCGCCGCCGCGTACCCGGCCTCGGTGTACCCGGCCGTGAAGCCGGCGGCGAGCAGCAGCCGCCAGATGCCGGTGGGCAGCGTCAGCAGGGCGACGGCGTGTGCGGCGCGCACCGCCCAGCGGGGCGCGGCGGGTACGGGTACGGGGGCGGGTATGGGGGCGGAACCGCTGCGGCATGTCATGTACACCAGCGTGTCGGCGGGCCCCGCCCCGCGCGTCGGTCGCAGGTGCGGTCCCTCCCGCGCCTCCCGGCCGACCCCGCGGCGGCCGGCCTCCCCCGCCCGGGGGAGGCCGGCCCACGCGCGCGGGGGTTACGGCCCCTCCGCGCGCCGTCACAGGGTGCGCGTGGCGACGACCACCGTCGCCCAGAACTCCTCCGACTCGACCGTCCGCACGGCGAGGCCCGCCGCCTGAAGGGCCGCGGCCGTGTGCGGCGCCTGCCGTCCGCTCGTCTCGATGAGCAGCCGCCCGCCCGGCGCCAGCCAGTGCGGGGCGCCCGCCGCGATGCGCCGGTGGACGTCCAGCCCGTCCGGGCCGCCGTCCAGCGACACCGGCGGCTCGTGGTCGCGCGCCTCGGACGGCAGCAGCGCGATCTCGTCCGTCGGCACGTAGGGCGCGTTGGCGAGCAGGACGTCCACCCGGCCGCGCAGCTCCCCCGGCAGCGCCCCGTACAGGTCGCCCTCGTACACCCGCCCGCCGTACGGGGCGGTGTTGGCGCGCGCGTAGGCGAGCGCGCCCGGGTCGATGTCGGCGGCGTGCAGCTCGGTGCCGGCGCCCAGCCGGGCCGCGACCGCGGCGCCGACGGCGCCCACGCCGCAGCACAGGTCGAGGACCACCGCCTGCGGGCGGCCGTCCGCCGCGGCCAGCGCGACGGCCTCCTGCACCAGGAACTCGGTGCGCCTGCGCGGGACGAACGCCCCTGCGCCGACCCGCATGCGCAGCCCGCAGAACCCGGCCCAGCCGACGACGTGCTCCAGCGGCTCCCCGCCGGCCCGGCGGGCGACCAGCGCGGCCAGGACCGCCTCGTCACCGCCGGCCGCGGCCGTGAGCAGCGCCGCCTCCTCCTCCGCGAAGACGCACCCGGCGGCGCGCAGCGCAGCGACCGTCGCCTCCGCGACCGCCGGCTCCGCTTCCGCCGCTTCCCCTGCTTCCCCTGCTTCCTGCACGTCCCGCTCTCCCCGCATGCCGCTGCCCGTACCTTCCGTCCTCCCGCTCCCGCCGCCCCGCGCTCAGAACACGTCCGGGCACCACGGCCGCCGGGCCGTCCGGAACACCGCGTCCGCGAGGGCCAGCGCCCCCGGCCGCTCCTCGGCCACCCTCCCCAGCGCGCCGAGCCGTACCGCTGACTCGTCGCCGAGGTAGAGCGCGCCGAGCGCCGAGACGTCCAGGCTCAGGTCCGCGGCCTGGCGGGTGCGCGCGCACTCCCCCGTGCCCGCGTCCAGCCGGTAACGGCCGGCGGCCGGCCCGCCCGGGTCGCGGACCTCCAGGACGAGTGTCCCCGGCACCGCGTACGTCCGCGCACCGAGGGCCCGTACGACGTCCAGGACCCGCACCCACAGGAAGTCGGCGGCGGTCACCGGGCGCGCCGCGCGCGGGTCGGGCAGCAGGTGCGGCAGCAGGTCGTCGGGGGCGCGGTAGCCGCTGCGGACCTTCTGCACCCAGTCGATGGAGCACACGAAGTGCCACAGCGCCCGCTCGGCGGCCGGGGTCGCCGCGAGGAGGTCCCGGACCCGGACCGTGTTCATGGGCACCTTGGCGTCGGCCCAGACGTCGTCCGCGGTGTAGCGGACGAGGCCGGCGACCTCGCCGTCCGCCGTGCGGTAGACGGCCTGGAAGCCCTCCCGGTACGGGCGGTGCGAGAACGCCTCCAGCCCCGTCGCGAGGGCCCACCAGCGCTCGTCGCGGCTGACCATGCCGTGCCGCTCCCCGCGCAGCCGGTCGTGCAGGGCGGGGCCGACGCGGCGCACCTCGGCGGTGTCGACGAGGTCGATGCGTCCGCCGTCGCCGGTCCCGGACCGGCGGAGGTCGAGCCCGGCGCGCGGTACGTCGACCTCCCACTCGGTGATCGAGGCCGCGGGCCCGTACCCGTAGCGGCCGTAGATCGGGTACTCGGCGGCGATCAGCGTCGAGACGGTGTCGCCGCGCTCGGCGGACGCGGCGGCGTCGGCGGCGACCATGCGGGTCAGCAGGCCCTGCCGGCGGTGCGTGGGCAGCACGGTGACGTTGCTGAGGGCGCTGGAGACGACCGTCGCCCCGCCGGGGACGGTCAGCTCCTGCCGGAAGGAGCGCAGGGTGCCGACGCAGGCGCCGGTGTCGCGGTCGAAGGCGCCGATGATGCGGTCCGGGTCGCTGTGCCGGGCCCGCTGCGCGGCATCCGACTCCGTCACCGGGGAGGCCGTCAGGAAGCCGGTGCTGACCGTCTGCATCCACTGGGTCAGTTCGGAAGCGGCAATGGGCCGGACGTCAGCGCTCATGGGACGCCACGCTAGTGCGCCGTGCGCGCTGCCGTCGCCGGGATTTCCGCCGGGGGCTCCCGCGGCGGCAGCGGGAGCCTGCGGACCGCCGGCTCAGGCCAGGAGGTCGTCCACCTGGGCCTCCCCCTCCCGGTAGCGCCGGGTGATCTCGGCGCTGCAGTCGTCCGCGGTGCGCTGCAGCTGCTGTCTGCGGCGCGAGACCTGCTGCTCGTACCCCGTCAACCGGCCCATCGCCTCATGGAGTTCGGCGTCCGTGCGGGCCCCCAGGTCCGACAGCTCGACGTCGGACAGCATCTCCGCCGCCAGCACCCGGTACTCCTCTCCGCGCGGGGTGCCGAGCGTGACGTGCCGGGCGGAGGCGCTGCGGCTGGACGGCGCGTCCGCGAGGATCTCCGAGAGCCGGTCCACCACCGGCGCCTCGGGCGGCACGGGGGCCTCCGGGTCGCTGCGCCGGGCGAGTTCGGCGCGCAGGATGTCGATCCGGCCCTGCAGGAGCCGGCGGACGTAGCTGAGGTCGGCCTCCTCGCGCTGGGCCTCGCGGCGCAGTGCACGCAGTTCCGGCAGGCCGAGCGCGGTGGCGGGCGTGGTCGGCGCCTGCCCCGGCTCCTCAGCGCTGCGCTGCGCGGGCGGCCGTACCGTTCCGGCTGCCGGAGCGGCGGCGCCGGCAGGTGGTGCGGGTGGTGCGGGTGATGGTGGTGATGCAGGTACGGAGGTACCAGAAGTATTCATGTGAACGTGTCCGTCCCCTCGACCGGTGCATGGGCTCTCCCCCGTGCCCGCGTGACGCGTGGGGCCGGGGGGAAGCACCGCCTGCGTGCATCGTGCCACTCTCCGTGGTGCGGGCGCAGTCCTGCGCCACCCGTTCGGCCGCGGGGAAGTGCCCGCCTGGTACACAGGTGGTATGCGAGCAGTGGTGCAGAGGGTGGACGGCGCGAGCGTCGTCGTGGCCGGTGAGACCGTGGGCGAGATCGTCGGCGAGGGGCTGTGCGTCCTGGTGGGCGTCACCCACGACGACACCCCCGAGAAGGCGGCGCAGCTGGCCAGAAAGCTGTGGTCGGTGCGGATCCTGGAAGGCGAGAAGTCGTGCAGCGACGTCTCCGCGCCGCTCCTGGTGGTCTCGCAGTTCACGCTGTACGGCGACGCCCGCAAGGGCCGCCGCCCCACCTGGAACGCCGCCGCGCCCGGCGGCGTCGCGGAGCCGCTCGTCGACGAGGTCGTCGCGCAGCTGCGTGCGCTGGGGGCGACGGTGGCGACGGGCCGGTTCGGCGCGGACATGCGGGTCTCGCTGACGAACCACGGCCCGTTCACCATCGTCATCGACGTCTGACGGCGGTCCGCGCCTACGGGGCGACGACGACCTCCTGGGCGGCGGCCGTCGCCCCCGCCAGCAGCGGGGCGTCCACCGGCACGTTCCGCTTGACCAGGGCGAGCGCGATCGGGCCGAGCTCGTGGTGGCGGACCGCCGTCGTCACGAAGCCCAGCTGCCGGCCCTCCGCCCCGTCGGCGGCGAGCCTGACCGGCGCCCCGTGCGCCGGGAGGTGCACCTCCGAGCCGTCCAGGTGCAGGAAGACCAGGCGGCGCGGCGGCTTCCCCAGGTTGTGGACGCGGGCCACCGTCTCCTGCCCGCGGTAGCAGCCCTTCTGCAGGTGCACCGCGGTGCCGATCCAGCCCAGCTCGTGCGGGATGGTGCGGTGGTCGGTCTCCAGGCCGAGCCGCGGCCGGTGCGCCTCCACGCGCAGCGCCTCGTACGCGAGCAGGCCGGCTGCCGGCCCGTTTCCGGCCGCGAAGGCCTCCAGCTCGCCGCGGGGCAGGAACACGTCCCGGCCGTGCGGGGTCTCGCGTACGACGAGCTCCTTGTCGACCTCGGCGATGGACCCGGCGGGCAGGTGCACGACGGCGAAGTCACCGGTCCGGTCGGCGACTTCGACGCGGTAGAAGAACTTCATCGACTCCAGGTAGGCGATCAGCGCCTCCCCGGTGCCCGGCTCGACGTGCGCCCACACCGTCTCGCCGTCGTCGACGAGGTACAGCGCGTGCTCGATGTGCCCGTTCGCAGAGAGGATCAGCGCCTCGGTGGCCTGGCCGGGCGGGAGTTCCGTCACGTGCTGGGTGATCAGCAGGTGCAGCCAGCTCAGCCGGTCCGGTCCGGTGACGGCGACGACCCCGCGGTGCGAGAGGTCGACGAAGCCTCGGCCGTCGGCGAGTGCGCGCTGCTCGCCGTACAGCTCTCCGTAGTGGGCGGCGACGCCCTCGTCGCGGCCTTCGGCCTGTACGGCGCCGGGGAGGTTCAGCAGGGGGCTGGTCATGGGACCAAGCGTACGACCCCGTCAGGCGGGCTCGGCAGGGCGCTCGGCGGCGCACGCGCGACACAGGCCGAAGATCGCGAAGTGCTTCATGTCGGTGTCGAAGCCGAAGGCGCCGCGGAGCTTCTCGGTGAACTCGGCGGCGATGCCGACGTCCGCCTCGATCACCCCGGCGCACTCGCGGCACACCAGGTGGATGTGGTGGTGCCGGTCGGCAAGGTGGTAGGTCGGCGCCCCGTGCCCGAGGTGGGCGTGGGAGACGAGCTTCAGCTCCTCCAGCAGCTCCAGCGTCCGGTAGACGGTGGAGATGTTGACCCCGGAGGCGGTCTTGCGGACGTGCGCGAGGATGTCGTCCGGCGTCGCGTGGCCGAGGGCGTCCACGGCTTCCAGCACGAGCTGGCGCTGCGGCGTCAGCCGGTATCCGCGCTGCCGCAGGTCGCTCTTCCAGTCGGTGCCGGAGGCACGGTCGGGGCTTTCGGGGCTCACCACGGGCCCAGTGTAAGCGCGCGGCGGGGACCGCGGGCGGGCTGCCCGCGGTCCCCGCCGGGACGCGCTGCGGGGCCGGCCGGCGCACCGGCCGGCGGCGGATCAGCGGAAGAAGGCGATGCCGTCGTCGGGCATGTCCGGGAGGTTGCGCGCCATCTCGGCGACCTCCTCCGGGGTGACGACCTTCTTGAGCTGGGCCGACATGTAGGGGCGCAGCTCGACGTCCGGGGTGGCCTTCTCCCCGACCCACATCAGGTCGCTCTTGACGTAGCCGTAGAGGCGCTTGCCGCCGCTGTATGGGCCGGAGGCGGCGGTGCGGGCCACCGCGTCCGTGGCCAGGTCGATCTGCGGCTTCTGGTGGGCGAGCTCGCCGTACCAGACCTCGACGACGCCCTGGTCGCGCACCATGACGACCTCGATCCTGCGCTCGGCGTCGATGCGCCAGTAGCCGGACTCGGACTCCAGCGGCCGCACCTTGCGGCCCTCGGCGTCGAGGACCCAGGTGGACGAGGTGTACGCCAGGAAGTCCCGGCCGTCGTGGCTGAAGACGACCTCCTGGCCGAAGTTGCACTTCTCCTCACCCGGGAAGTCGAAGACGCCAGCGCCCTCCCAGGTGCCGAGGAGGAAGGCGAGGGGGACGAGGCCCGGGTTCAGGTCGGACGGGATCTGGATCATGAATGGCTGCTCAGGCGATCTGTGGGAGGGGGTTCCGGGTCCGGGGAGGCCGATCCGTGGATCAGCGCTGGCCCTGGTACAGCTTCTTCACGGCGAGGCCGGTGAAGGCCAGGACGCCGACGCAGACCAGGACGAGCAGGGAGGTGAAGAATGCCTCAAGCACGGGGGACTCCTCGGAGGTGTCGGTGTGGCGGGTACGGGCCGGTCCCCAAGCCTACTGTCCGCCCGCCCGCACCACTCCCCGAGGTGCCCCGCCCGCGCGGCCGGGGCGGCGCGGCGGCGCGGGCGGGGCGCGGTCAGCCGAGGAGCTGGCTCTGCAGGATGACCGTCTGGTGGAACGGGACGGACGCCACCCCGCCCCTGCGGGACTGGAACACGGCGGCCTGCACGTCACCCGACTGGATGCACCCGACCCGGACCTCCTCGTCCCCGACGGGCGCGGCCTCCGCGAACACGTCCACCTTGCCGTGCAGGGCCGGGTTGGGCTGGGCGAACTTCGCCTTCCTCCAGTCGGAGTCGTCCTCGATCCGGTTCACCCCGTTGACGTTCATGGTGCTGCCGCACCGGTCGGGGTCGTCGGCGAAGTCGGGGGCGGAGAAGCGCAGCAGGTAGACACGGGTGCGGCTGCCGTCGGGCATGGTCCAGGCGCGCCCGGCGATCTGGCGCAGGCCCTCGTCGGTGAACTCCTGCTTCATCCATGGACGATCATTCGTCGGGCGGGCGGCGCTTGCCGTCGAGCTCGTCCCACCACTCGTCCGACTTCGGGTCGCCCGAGGGGGCGTCCCACCAGCGGTCCTCGGGGCCGCGGCGGTTGGCGACCACCGCCGCGACCGGCGGGATCA
Coding sequences within:
- a CDS encoding GNAT family N-acetyltransferase, producing MSADVRPIAASELTQWMQTVSTGFLTASPVTESDAAQRARHSDPDRIIGAFDRDTGACVGTLRSFRQELTVPGGATVVSSALSNVTVLPTHRRQGLLTRMVAADAAASAERGDTVSTLIAAEYPIYGRYGYGPAASITEWEVDVPRAGLDLRRSGTGDGGRIDLVDTAEVRRVGPALHDRLRGERHGMVSRDERWWALATGLEAFSHRPYREGFQAVYRTADGEVAGLVRYTADDVWADAKVPMNTVRVRDLLAATPAAERALWHFVCSIDWVQKVRSGYRAPDDLLPHLLPDPRAARPVTAADFLWVRVLDVVRALGARTYAVPGTLVLEVRDPGGPAAGRYRLDAGTGECARTRQAADLSLDVSALGALYLGDESAVRLGALGRVAEERPGALALADAVFRTARRPWCPDVF
- a CDS encoding YgfZ/GcvT domain-containing protein, producing MTSPLLNLPGAVQAEGRDEGVAAHYGELYGEQRALADGRGFVDLSHRGVVAVTGPDRLSWLHLLITQHVTELPPGQATEALILSANGHIEHALYLVDDGETVWAHVEPGTGEALIAYLESMKFFYRVEVADRTGDFAVVHLPAGSIAEVDKELVVRETPHGRDVFLPRGELEAFAAGNGPAAGLLAYEALRVEAHRPRLGLETDHRTIPHELGWIGTAVHLQKGCYRGQETVARVHNLGKPPRRLVFLHLDGSEVHLPAHGAPVRLAADGAEGRQLGFVTTAVRHHELGPIALALVKRNVPVDAPLLAGATAAAQEVVVAP
- a CDS encoding FABP family protein; its protein translation is MIQIPSDLNPGLVPLAFLLGTWEGAGVFDFPGEEKCNFGQEVVFSHDGRDFLAYTSSTWVLDAEGRKVRPLESESGYWRIDAERRIEVVMVRDQGVVEVWYGELAHQKPQIDLATDAVARTAASGPYSGGKRLYGYVKSDLMWVGEKATPDVELRPYMSAQLKKVVTPEEVAEMARNLPDMPDDGIAFFR
- a CDS encoding putative protein N(5)-glutamine methyltransferase, whose product is MQEAGEAGEAAEAEPAVAEATVAALRAAGCVFAEEEAALLTAAAGGDEAVLAALVARRAGGEPLEHVVGWAGFCGLRMRVGAGAFVPRRRTEFLVQEAVALAAADGRPQAVVLDLCCGVGAVGAAVAARLGAGTELHAADIDPGALAYARANTAPYGGRVYEGDLYGALPGELRGRVDVLLANAPYVPTDEIALLPSEARDHEPPVSLDGGPDGLDVHRRIAAGAPHWLAPGGRLLIETSGRQAPHTAAALQAAGLAVRTVESEEFWATVVVATRTL
- the dtd gene encoding D-aminoacyl-tRNA deacylase is translated as MRAVVQRVDGASVVVAGETVGEIVGEGLCVLVGVTHDDTPEKAAQLARKLWSVRILEGEKSCSDVSAPLLVVSQFTLYGDARKGRRPTWNAAAPGGVAEPLVDEVVAQLRALGATVATGRFGADMRVSLTNHGPFTIVIDV
- a CDS encoding NAD(P)-dependent oxidoreductase; protein product: MSTSTSTQHTVPQPSDQSAVTVLGLGPMGRALAGAFLDAGLRTTVWNRTPGRDAELTARGAVGARSPEEAAAASGLTVVCVVNQDAADGILRREAVADALRGRTVLNLTADTPQRARAAADWAAAHGVRYLDGAIMTPNTTIGTPDAVFLHSGPQELYREHRPVLAVLGGTHTHLGEDIGRAAAYDIALLDVFWTAMAGYAHALAVARAEGITGRELAPFAQGIAAILPPIFAQTAEEADAGGYSGKDNPITSAASSMAHIVEASEAHGIDAGMMRAAEGWARRVVGLGHGTDGFIRIAELLGRR
- a CDS encoding DUF3099 domain-containing protein, with translation MYARRRRIYFVLMGVCLFLFVSAWSFVRLLSVEAAVALCVVAMVIPPVAAVVANRRGPEDRWWDAPSGDPKSDEWWDELDGKRRPPDE
- a CDS encoding AmfC protein: MNTSGTSVPASPPSPAPPAPPAGAAAPAAGTVRPPAQRSAEEPGQAPTTPATALGLPELRALRREAQREEADLSYVRRLLQGRIDILRAELARRSDPEAPVPPEAPVVDRLSEILADAPSSRSASARHVTLGTPRGEEYRVLAAEMLSDVELSDLGARTDAELHEAMGRLTGYEQQVSRRRQQLQRTADDCSAEITRRYREGEAQVDDLLA
- a CDS encoding Fur family transcriptional regulator; translation: MVSPESPDRASGTDWKSDLRQRGYRLTPQRQLVLEAVDALGHATPDDILAHVRKTASGVNISTVYRTLELLEELKLVSHAHLGHGAPTYHLADRHHHIHLVCRECAGVIEADVGIAAEFTEKLRGAFGFDTDMKHFAIFGLCRACAAERPAEPA